A single region of the Pseudomonas solani genome encodes:
- a CDS encoding CoA-transferase subunit beta — translation MSAQSTGYSTNEMMTVAAARRLKNGAVCFVGIGLPSKAANLARLTSSPDVVLIYESGPIGAKPTVLPLSIGDGELAETADTVVPTGEIFRYWLQGGRIDVGFLGAAQVDRFGNINTTVIGDYHKPKVRLPGAGGAPEIAGSAKEVLIILKQSHRTFVDKLAFVTSVGHGEGGDSRKRLGLPGKGPVGIITDLCIMEPEAGTHEFIVTSLHPGVTREQVIEATGWAIRFADSVSETLAPNAEELAALRALEARTAAAHGQQGGEE, via the coding sequence ATGAGCGCCCAATCCACCGGCTACAGCACCAATGAAATGATGACCGTCGCCGCCGCCCGCCGCCTGAAGAACGGCGCGGTCTGCTTCGTCGGCATCGGCCTGCCGTCCAAGGCCGCCAACCTGGCGCGCCTGACCTCGTCCCCGGACGTGGTGCTGATCTACGAATCCGGCCCCATCGGTGCCAAGCCCACGGTGCTGCCGCTGTCCATCGGTGACGGCGAGCTGGCCGAGACCGCCGACACCGTGGTGCCCACTGGCGAGATCTTCCGCTACTGGCTGCAGGGCGGGCGCATCGACGTCGGCTTCCTCGGCGCCGCCCAGGTCGACCGCTTCGGCAACATCAACACCACCGTGATCGGCGACTACCACAAGCCCAAGGTGCGCCTGCCCGGTGCCGGTGGCGCGCCGGAGATCGCCGGCTCCGCCAAGGAAGTGCTGATCATCCTCAAGCAGTCCCACCGCACCTTCGTCGACAAGCTGGCCTTCGTCACCTCGGTCGGCCATGGCGAAGGCGGCGATTCGCGCAAGCGCCTGGGCCTGCCCGGCAAGGGGCCGGTGGGCATCATCACCGACCTGTGCATCATGGAGCCGGAAGCCGGCACCCACGAATTCATCGTTACCTCACTGCACCCGGGGGTGACCCGCGAGCAGGTGATCGAGGCCACCGGCTGGGCGATCCGCTTCGCCGACAGCGTCAGCGAAACCCTCGCCCCCAATGCCGAGGAACTGGCCGCGCTGCGTGCCCTGGAGGCCCGTACCGCCGCCGCCCACGGCCAGCAGGGAGGTGAGGAATGA
- a CDS encoding CoA transferase subunit A: MAEIISLREAVERFVNDGDTVALEGFTHLIPTAASHELIRQNKRDLTLVRMTPDLVYDLLIGAGCAKKLVFSWGGNPGVGSLHRLRDAVEKGWPRELEIEEHSHADLANAYVAGASGLPFAVLRAYAGSDLPKVNPLIKSVTCPFTGEVLAAVPSVRPDVTVIHAQKADRKGNVLLWGILGVQKEAALAAKRCIVTVEEIVDDLNAPMNACVLPTWALTAVCHVPGGAHPSYAHGYYERDNRFYQAWDPIARDRETFSAWIDDYIRGTEDFAQFQQKIAEAKQ; this comes from the coding sequence ATGGCTGAAATCATCTCCCTCCGCGAAGCGGTCGAGCGCTTCGTCAACGACGGCGACACCGTCGCCCTCGAAGGCTTCACCCACCTGATTCCCACGGCCGCTTCCCACGAGCTGATCCGCCAGAACAAGCGCGACCTGACCCTGGTGCGCATGACGCCCGACCTGGTCTACGACCTGCTGATCGGTGCCGGTTGCGCGAAGAAGCTGGTGTTCTCCTGGGGCGGCAACCCGGGCGTGGGCTCGCTGCACCGCTTGCGTGACGCGGTGGAGAAGGGCTGGCCCCGCGAGCTGGAGATCGAGGAACACAGCCACGCCGACCTGGCCAACGCCTATGTGGCCGGCGCCTCCGGGCTGCCGTTCGCGGTGCTGCGTGCCTATGCCGGCTCCGACCTGCCCAAGGTCAATCCGCTGATCAAGAGCGTGACCTGCCCCTTCACCGGCGAAGTGCTGGCCGCCGTGCCCTCGGTGCGCCCGGACGTGACCGTGATCCACGCGCAGAAGGCCGACCGCAAGGGCAACGTGCTGCTCTGGGGCATCCTCGGCGTGCAGAAGGAAGCGGCCCTGGCGGCCAAGCGCTGCATCGTCACGGTGGAAGAGATCGTCGACGACCTCAACGCCCCGATGAACGCCTGCGTGCTGCCCACCTGGGCCCTGACCGCCGTCTGCCACGTGCCCGGTGGCGCGCACCCGTCCTACGCCCACGGCTACTACGAGCGCGACAACCGCTTCTACCAGGCCTGGGACCCGATCGCCCGCGACCGCGAGACCTTCAGCGCCTGGATCGACGACTACATCCGTGGCACCGAGGACTTCGCCCAGTTCCAGCAGAAAATTGCGGAGGCCAAGCAATGA